TGCAACAGACTATCTTAGGATgtatacttataataaaaagtctACAGACACTACATTTGGAATACATTCTAAAGAgggtaaattttttatagggAAAGTTccaatattaattaataatgaagATATAGATACAAATGGAATAAAATACATAGGTACTCCTGGTCTTTGGGAATTACTAACAAAGTCTTATCCTAATAAGGAAATATGTAATATGGATGATCTTCACAATTATCGagatataataatacaaacagaTGCAATTACTACTCATTCAGGAAAACCAAAGTCATCTCGGAGcgaaaaatacaaagaaataaCAGCTCCCATTTGGAGAGAGTTAAGGAGAACTAGAATGCTTGAGTATCAAAGAGAATCAAAGGAAACAGGAATAGGACCAATAATTCTTCCTAGCGATCCTATTGCACTTCTTGATATGCTTGAACTACGCATAGCTGCATGGAGAGCAGGTAATACTGGATCAAGAAATGAAGCTGTTGCAATTTGTGATGAATTGTTAAGACAAGGTGTTATGAATAGTGATCAGTATAAAGCAATACAACCACACctcaatgtatataaaaaatatatatagtacatAAAAAtgctatttgttaaaaataagagATATATAAAGAAACACGCTATTGGAGGAAGTGGTATATTTgacagtttaataaatttatttaaacgagCAGCATCATCAAATGTAACAAGAGTGTCATCAGCTATGTTGAAGAGGTTAGCTGCTAGCAATTTAGGAAAAACTGCAATAACTGCTGCTAAATCAGCAGGGAAAGAACTTTCAACATCAGCAATAGAAGCTGCTAAAGGTGTTGCTGTTGAAAAAGGAAAACAATTAATTAGAAAAGCATCTACTAAAGTTTCTCAACCAAATAGAgtcattaataataaaattaatgacataatctcaaatttaaataaaaaagctgatGAAGTTAcacgaaatataaataatataatgatggTGTCTGCAATAAAATCAACAGCTATAAGGATAGAAGATCTAGCAAAAAAAGGCCGAGGTCTTCGATTGgcttaatttctttatatttattttccattttaaaaaacttttttatattgtatataaaaaaatggcaacttctgatatataaaattttactgaAATCCCAACTGTGGATGATGGAATTGGAAGATTTGAATTCTATGAATATGAACCAATAGCTCGCACAAATTTAAATAGCACTGGAGAAATAAGAATTGACATTGAGCAACAAGATTTGTTCACAATTCCATCTGAGGCTTATCTTTTGTTAGAAGGAAGACTTCTTAAACTTGATGGGACAGCTTATGCTAATGCAGATGCAGTGGCGCTTACAAATAATGGTATTATGCATTTATTCAGTGAAATATCATATCAATTATCAAACCAAAATAAGGAGTCAGTTTATTTTCCAAGTCAAGCAACTACAATGTTAGGAATGCTTAAATACCCAAATGACTTTCAATTAGCACAAGGATTAAATCAATTGTGGTACAAAGGTTCTTCAACAACAGCAGTACTTGCTGATAACTCAGGGTTTGCAGTACGACAATCATACATAATTCAGAAACTACCCACAAAGGGAACATTTTCATTTTGTATACCTTTAAGACACATTATTGGATTCTGCGATGATTACAACAAAGTTATTTACGGATTTAAACATACACTAACTCTTGTTAGAAAAAGTGATACTGGAGCAATTTTTAGAAGCGCTTTTGCAGCTGCAGGAAAAGTTAATCTTGATAAAATATCATTGTTCATGCCACATGTGATTCCATCAGATTTAGAGAGAGTTAATCTTTATAAAAGTATTGAATCAAAAGTGACACTTCCAGTAACTTTTCGCGCAAGGCAGTGTGATACTATAACTGTTCCACAATCTACAATGTTTTCTTGGAGACTTAGCGTAAAAACATCTCCAGAAAAACCAAGATACATCATTGTTGGATTCCAAACAAATAAGGATGGAAATCAAAAAGTTAATTCTTCcatatttgatcattgtgaCTTGAAAAATATGTACATTATGCttaatcaagaaaaatatcCAGCTGCTGACTATAACTTATCATTTCCAAATCATCAATTTTCAAGAGCCTATAGAGATGCATCTGTATTTAGTGAAAAATTTTATGGAATGAACGATTTGATAACACAAAGCAACATAACTCCTTCAGACTATAAAGATTTATGCCCActctttatttttgatgttagTAGAcaatcagaaaaattaaaatcctCAGTAGTAGTTGTACAAATTAAAGCAACATTTAATACAGCTGTTCCAGCAGATACTGAAGCGTTTGCTGTTGTAATATCGGATAAGTTTTTACACTTTCAATCAGACGGAAATAAGTTGAATgttgtttattaacttttttttgaattgatttaaaaaattttttatctttataaaataaaaatgtattatacaAGGGAAAACTTGCAGAagttgttaaaagaaaataacatttcacaaacatctaaaaattatGTTACATTAATAATGCTCGCTATAGATAATGGTTTGATAGATAAAGAATCAATCATGTCAAAAGTAACAGAAGCAACCGATGAGAAGAGACCAATTGGAAGACCTAGAATACATGCAGTAAAAGAGACAGTTGATGATAAAAGATCAGTTGGAAGACCTAGAATACATCCAgtaaaagaagagaaaaaagaaatagatcCAAAATatgaaagattaaaaacaattaagaaaaaaccAGTCActattaaattaacaaacatgGAAACAGGAGAAGAAACAGTATATAAATCCTTATATAGCGCAATGCGTAGGACTGGTCATGGATATAGATATCTTGAAATGCGTGATGGGAAGATTGATAATGGTTAAAAGATTGAAATATcaaattctgaaaaattaaaaaaaaattaaaatatataaaaaaaattttatatataaaaatgggaGATAAAAATATGGAGTTTTACAAAATGTATAAGCCTACGTCATGCACTTTGTATTggaaaaaagaagataaaaaattgataaataataatttaaaagatttaaaaaaatcttgctatataaaaaatggaaaacataATTCTTATGGATCCGAAAGACCTACTTTGCATGGGTCTGAAAGACCTACTTCGCATGGGTCTGAAAGACCTACTTCGCATGGGTCTGAAAGACCTACTTGACGAACCGATTCCATACATATCATCAGAAATATTAACTCCTGAACCTTTTGTATATAGAATAACAACTGTTCAAAATGAGAGACAACTTGAAAAACTGCGAACAGTAGAATATTACTGTAGAGTTAGAGGATGGGGtgtgtataatattttatatgaaatttatcatatgaaatattttaacaagaaaaaaaaaattttgaaaaatgatataaataaattttttataataaaaaatatctttcataaataaaatggaaaacgATATGAATagcaaaaatgtaaaagaattaaaaaaaatcgctAAAGagcgaaaaattaaatattattataatatgcgAAAAGATGaacttattaatgcattatCTCAGAGACAAAGACCAGTTCCGGCTCCTCGTCCTATTCAAACACCAGTTCCTGCTCCTCGTCCTATTACTCAAAGGCATACTTCTTATGGGCCTGAAAGGATTATTCTTGATGAACCTATTCCATTATCAGTTCAAACACCTGTTTTAGAACCTGGACTCTTTTCAAGGTTGACAACAGCTGCAAAAAATGTATCGTCTTATGTCATCAACAGCTATAATGATGTTGTAGAATGGGGTAAAGCATATATTCCAAATTTAATTAAGAAGAAAGTAGAAGATACAGGATCTGATATTAACAGAAAAATAGAATCAGTAAAATCAATAGTTTCTAATACagtatacaaaaaacaaatagaatttATATTATCACAATCAGCAGTTAAAAATGTGACAAAACAATTTACAGCTAATGAGATAAAAGGTTACGATGCTTTATCCTTCATAAATGCTACTAAAAGTAACGCTATTAAAGTACTAAACGAAAATAGAAATTCAAAGGTTTATATAGTTCTCTAATGTGAAATGGAGCCTACTGATATTAAAACAGGAGAACCTATAATCACATCTGCTCCATTTAGAACGAATAATCAAGTTAAATTAGAATCAACAGATTTAGATGGGTTTTATGAAACAgcaaagttgaaaattttagaaaatttatcaTCATTTCAACAGCTAGGGTTAATTTGGAGatttgtttctgttaaaaagaTGGATATAAATACTATAGAGTATATACTATTAAAGTTAAACCATATATTCcacttgataaaaatttagcaattaaaaaagcaataattaatataaagaatGAAGATAATCAATGTTTTAAGTGGTGTATCGCAAGAGCATTAAATCCAACAGCTAAAAATTCTGAAAGAGTAGATAAAGATCTTTAAGATCAagctgaaaaaataaattgggaTAAGATAGAATTTCCAGTTTCACTAAATCAAGTTACActatttgagaaaaataatcatgATATCAGTGTTAATGTGTATGGATTTGAAAAGTCAGTTTACCTTTTACGCATTTCAAAAGATAATGATCGTCAACATTTAatagatttattattaatttcaaatggAGAAAAAAGACATTACtgcttaataaaaagtttaagcagATTGCTTTCTTCACAAACATCTAAGAGAAATAGCGCTATTCACTATTGTAGAAATTGTTTACTTGGATACAACTCTGAAGAATCATTATCTAAACACAAATTGTATTGTAATCACATGATTCAGTGCGCATTGAACTTCCTAATCCAGGTTCAACAATGCAATTTATTCATCATAATAGGTCGATGAGAGTACCATTTGTTGTGTATGCAGACTTTGAAAGTTTTGTTAAACCCATTAATACTTGTACACCAAATCCGAATGAATCTTATACTAAACAGTATcaaaagcatacacctagtTCGTTCTGCTactacattaaattttttgatgaaagtTTTTATCAAAGCAGTCCAGTCACATTTACTGCAAGTAGTGAAACAGATGATGTTgcacaaatttttgttgatagTTTACAAGAAGATATTAAGAAAATTTGTAATAGGATCAACTTTAAAAAGGACATGATATATAATCATGAAAATAAGAAAGACTTTAATGAAGCAACTGAATGTCACATTTGTGGAGAATATTTAGGAGAAGACAAAGTACGTGACCACTGTCACATTACTGGAAATTTATAGAGGTGCTGCACAtcaaaattgtaatttaaattataaaattccaaaattctTTCCAAtactatttcacaatttatctggTTATGATTCTcacttatttataaagaaattatcaGGAGGGAAATTGAGTAGCATATCaaacaatgaagaaaagtatattagCTTTTCTAGAGAAATTAAAGTCGATGAGTATATTAAAGAAGGTAAGAAATTTGAAGTAAAACGTGAACTTCGTTTTTTAGATAGTTATAGATTTATGCTTTTTAGTTTAGattctttatcaaaaaatttatcaaaagagcaatttaaaaatatcagaaaattgTATTCAGGGAAACAATTCGAAGAATTTTCCATGGATTCgaagaatcttaaaaaattagatttattaataaaaaaaggcgTATATCCCTATGATTGGGTAGACtctgttgataaatttaatgaaactCAATTACCCACAAAAGAATCGTTCTTTTCTAAATTGAACGATGAAGATATAAGTGATGATGATTACTCACATGCACAAAATGTATGGAATGAGTTTCATTGCAAAACATTTACAGATTATCGTGACTTGTACAACGTTTCAGATGTGCTTTTACTAGcagatgtttttgaaaatttcagaGATGTTTgcatgaaaaattataaattagatcCGGCTTGGTATTACACAtcaccaggattagcttgggatgctgcATTGAAGAAAACAATAGTAAAATTAGAGCTGTTGAGTGATTACGATATGATACTAATGATAAAGAaaggaataagaggtggaatCAGTATGATATTGAATAGATTAGGAACATCTAATAATAAGTACATGGATAATTATGATCAAACTGAACCATCAACATACATTCAATATTTAGATGCTAATAATCTATATGGATGGGCAATGAGTAAGCCACTTCCAACACATGGGTTTAAATGGATGGATGAAGATGAGTTGAAAAACTGGAAATCAATTCCATGTATACTAGAAGTTGATTTAAATTATCCTGAACATCTGCATGATGATCATAATGACTACTCACTTGCTCCGGAAATggtaaaagtaaataaagtcGAAAAACTAATTCCAAATTTAAGATCACAAAAATTCATAGAGGAGTCATGTTTGAAGAAAGAGCTTGGTTAAGTCAATACATTGAGCTAAATACTAATCTAAGAACCAAGGCAACGAATGATtctgaaaaagaatttttcaaactGATGAACAACTCAGTATTTGGAAAAACAATGGAGAATATTGAAAACAGAGTCGATGTTAGATTAGTAACGAACAGAGATGAAGCTGTTAAATTAGCATCAAGACCAAACTACGAAAGTAGaacaatatttaatgaaaatttaatagctatacatatgaaaaaaactaaattaatgtACAACAAACCAACTTACTTAGGaatgtgtattttagatttaagtaAAACTCTAATGtatgaatttcattatgattacataaagaaaaaatatgctGATCAAGCGAAACTATTGTTTACAGATACTGATTCTTTAACATAcgaaataaaaacagaagattTCTACgatgatattaaaaatgatattgaaagtaaatttgatacaagtgtgTTTAACCCAAATCACCCAGCAATTAATAATAAGGTAGGATTTAAGGTggtgttaataaaaaagtaattggaATGTTCAAAGATGAAGCAGGTGGAGCACAAATTGAAGAATTTATCGGACTCAGATCAAAGTTGTATTCTTACAAAGTACACGGAGaagataacaaaaaatgtaaagaaaaatgttgttaaaaagtataaaacacaTGAAGATTACACagattgtttattaaataaaagagaaCATATTAGGAAAATGAATGTAATAAGATCCCATTCACATGAAGTATATactgaagaaataaataaaattgcattaagTGCAGACGAtgataaaagagttattttagaaGACGGAATTCACACTTTAGCATACGGGCATTATAAATTAAGGCAATAGGCATTAAGACTATAGGCATTAAAGAAACACCCCCTCCCTTCACCCAAAGTCATACTAAACAAGATacaaaaaatgacataaatattttttatttatttaaaatgagaataaataaaaaacgaaaagtaatattaaaaacttattagacgatcataaattaaaattaataaagatatatacaaataatattaaagaaattaatcaaaaaataataaaagctgtaaaacaatattacaaatACTACGGTGAAGAATGTATTAATAATGTTGATATTTCAATCTATTTCATACAAAACACTGATAAATATGATCCATTTATAAACTTGTATAATATTATAGAACTGTACAGGGTGACCACAAAGTATCCGCACAGATAAAGAGCTTAATAAAAAGCATGTAGAAAGTATTTGGaactcaaattttattttaaaacatttattgaacTATAACAGTTATGATTCAAAGATTGAATTCGAATTTTCCTCCATCAGCAAAATAACAGGCCTGTAGGCGTCTCGGGAATGCTTCGACGGTGGCGAGCAAGTAGGCAGGGTCCAGAGAATCCCAAGCTTTCagtagtgatttttttaaactttcaatatttttatgcgGCTTTTGGCATGCCTTTCCTTCTAGGACGCTCCAGACTGAGAAATCCATCGGGTTAAGATCGGGGCTCGATGGCGGCCATTGAGAAAAGTTGATAAAATCAGGAAAAGTTGCCGCACAAAGGAGAAACGCGCACCATTCTAAAAAAACCAATTGAACATAGTTTACAAAGTATATAAAGtaaagtatataaagtttatgaCATAATATTAaccaaaaacaacaaataaataagaaaatacatAAGTGCTTTTATGCTTATATTTTCACAAGATGAAACCGTCTCGTGTGCGGATACTTTGTGGTCACCCTGtacatataaatttacaaaaaatcttttttttaaaaaaatgatataaataattttcttgcgtatataaaatgaaaaatagagaattaaaattaaaaactcttttactTTTACTCAGATAAAGAGTCAGATGAAGAGATTGAAGAGACTGAAGAGACTGATAATACTAATGTAATTAtgaattttgtaattaattctAAGAAACTAAAGAATCTAACAAttaatcattaatatataataaaaattttattatatataaaatgaacaaGTTTATTAATGTTGAAGGATTAGTCTTACCAAATGAACGTCTAACTAATTTTCAATTGATAGAAGCcgcaaaaaaactaaaaataaaacattttagagaAGTATTTGTCAGAGATCAATTACCAAAAAATGCACAAAGaaaagaatgtggaatattaaatacagGAGATTCAAGTACaaatggatttcattggatttgttggtataaagacggtgaaaaaaaaaataagttttgactcTTATGCACAACCCCCACCTGTCGAAGTtgttaattatttgaaaagtcctgtttattataatagtgaTAGAGTTCAATTTGGAGACACCTCATTCTGTGGACACTTGTGTCtctatgatttaaaaaaactagatgaaggatatgattttcagaatattattgataaactatggtagtttttttctttatatataaaatgcctGTTGATAAATTCGGACGTACAACAATTTATTCAACTACAACTCGAGTAGTTTCAAATGGATTAACAGCATCTCAAGCTGATAGTATGTTTATTAGAAGAGATGGACAAAATAATGCAACTAGTGATATTgacataaatacaaacaaattaataaatttagcaGAACCAACTAACTTAAAAGATGCTGCTACAAAAAACGTCGACACAATAATATCTAATCCTAGCAGTTTAGAAATAGTACCAAATTTAAGTTTAACATGCATGGAAGTAAAATCCCAGACTCTTGAACCAAATAAAGGAACAtcagtttttattcaaaatagtgGTCCTGGTATTCTCAGAAAACTATGGTTAGAATTTAAAGGAACAAATCCTAATGGAAGTGTATCAAATAACGTATTTATTAGGATATATGCAGATAATACGCTTTGCATAGGAAGTATTGCTTGTGATTTATTATTCGCTCCACTTGGTGGACCATTTTATACTAACTCTTTACAAGGTTGTAATATGCATTCTAATATTGAATTAGGAGGATACTTTACACTTGATTTACCATTTAAAACTAatctaaaaattgaattaaacaataaaactggAAATCCACTTACATATTTGTTGCAACCTTTTATTACATGTTCAACACAACAagcaaatatttcattaatacCCCCATTTATTTCAGATCTTGAACTATACTCATCCACATTTAGATATTTGAACACAACTTATGgtaatgaatatatattattgaacaCTGCAAGTAGTAGAAAtggtgtttatttaaaatatattagaatgCATGTTATCGGTAAATCTGGAAATTGGTGGGAATCAAGAGTACGCATGTATGACGGAATCGATTCTCCTAAAAACAATGACTTAGTTATTCAACCTTGGACACCCTATAACTATAGTAATTATACAATACTTCCTGGATATGACAGTAAAAGTAAATGTATATACAGCTCATCTAGTTTAGTcgatttttatctttattcgCAGAATAGCTCTCCTATTACCTCATTTGCTAATAGATCATCTGGACTATTGTAtcaatcaacaacaaaaatctCTGGTGATGAGCAGGTTGGGAAATCTGGAAGTTTTTCTGAGTTAAAAGGAGTCATTTACTATTATGCACATTATGAGCAAGTCTGATGTAATACGACATGTTTTCTTTTACGCTTAGATTTCACTTGTGAAATTGatgtaactataatatattaatacattaTAGTTGATATGGTTGAAATATGATATGAGATTATGGTTAGGGATAtagttgaataaaaatgagccaGATCCCGCATTTCTCTACTACACTTATGAAGAGTTTACTAAAGTTAGGGAGGCACACTCAAAGCAACGTTTCGAAATCTAAGTAAGCTGCATTGCTTACTATTAAATTAGTCAAGCTCTTTTGGGATAAGGCTGGCATTCCTAATAAACAAGACAAATGCAgtattgacaatattttaagGCTACATGGCATATGGAGGTTTCttgcaaaatctaaaaataggATTTCTAATAAGAAGAGATTACTTGaacaaaactttattcaatCATTTGATGGCATTTTTGATATTAGTTCTCCTAGTTGGAAAGATGACATTAGAAAAACCAGAGCAGCTAAGGATGCAGATGAAGATATTGCCTGATTTATAGCTCttaaaattggaataaaaaCTTGAGAAATTGGTGTAGAAGATAATTTGCTACATGCTAGTGTTaggagaaaaaaagaaagaatcgAAAAGAAACTGGTGGcaactgaaaaagaaaaaagaagaaaaatagaTGATGAAGAAACTATTAAGTTGGTTGGTTATAGTAGTGACTCAGATGAATATTCTCGTGTCACTAAATCTAGTCATTCTATGAATTCTGCATCTCCAAACTCTCCTAAAAGTGATCCTGAGTTTGATATTTCTAAAAAGCAGCTATGAGATAAAAAAGATACTGGATCAGATAATATCACACTGGTTTTgccaaaaaactttatttctcaCCCAATGATAACAGCAACTGCAGATAGAACTAAGTTATCAAATCCTCAGCTGATGATGAATACTTCTGCAGTTCTAGTTTTAGGttcgttttttattaataaataaacaagattattgtatataaatttaaaaagaaatatatattttttaattttatgcagGTGGTGTTAAACCTGACGATGTTAGCCTTTCAATAAATACTATAAGCAGATAAAGAGAGCTAAATAGGCAAGTAATGGCAAGGAAAATAATAACAGAATTTCAAAATGAGATTAAATCAGATTATTAGACACTTCATTGGGAcggaaaacttttaaaacaaatctcAGGGTAAAGGTTTGAGTATTTAACTGTTTTGGTCAGTGGTTTTCCTAATTGCATTTTAGAATTCATCTTGGGAGCATTTTGGAActccttatttaaaaaagaaaaaaaaggtaattatAATATAGATTTCAAAGATTTTCAACAAGAATGGGTTTGCGTAGAGAAGGCTccactaaaaaaactaaacaggTTTCTAGATCTTTAAAATTCTTTCCTTAAAACGAAAGCAGACAAAACTCGTGTGTTCTTAGAGTAACAAGTAAAATGTAAGCA
Above is a window of Hydra vulgaris chromosome 10, alternate assembly HydraT2T_AEP DNA encoding:
- the LOC136086350 gene encoding uncharacterized protein LOC136086350; amino-acid sequence: MEPTDIKTGEPIITSAPFRTNNQVKLESTDLDGFYETAKLKILENLSSFQQLGVYTIKVKPYIPLDKNLAIKKAIINIKNEDNQCFKWCIARALNPTAKNSERIEFPVSLNQVTLFEKNNHDISVNVYGFEKSVYLLRISKDNDRQHLIDLLLISNGEKRHYCLIKMRIELPNPGSTMQFIHHNRSMRVPFVVYADFESFVKPINTCTPNPNESYTKQYQKHTPSSFCYYIKFFDESFYQSSPVTFTASSETDDVAQIFVDSLQEDIKKICNRINFKKDMIYNHENKKDFNEATECHICGEYLGEDKKLSGGKLSSISNNEEKYISFSREIKVDEYIKEGKKFEVKRELRFLDSYRFMLFSLDSLSKNLSKEQFKNIRKLYSGKQFEEFSMDSKNLKKLDLLIKKGVYPYDWVDSVDKFNETQLPTKESFFSKLNDEDISDDDYSHAQNVWNEFHCKTFTDYRDLYNVSDVLLLADVFENFRDVCMKNYKLDPAWYYTSPGLAWDAALKKTIVKLELLSDYDMILMIKKGIRGGISMILNRLGTSNNKYMDNYDQTEPSTYIQYLDANNLYGWAMSKPLPTHGFKWMDEDELKNWKSIPCILEVDLNYPEHLHDDHNDYSLAPEMITKIHRGVMFEERAWLSQYIELNTNLRTKATNDSEKEFFKLMNNSVFGKTMENIENRVDVRLVTNRDEAVKLASRPNYESRTIFNENLIAIHMKKTKLMYNKPTYLGMCILDLSKTLMYEFHYDYIKKKYADQAKLLFTDTDSLTYEIKTEDFYDDIKNDIESKFDTSVFNPNHPAINNKVGFKVVLIKK